Below is a genomic region from Fulvia fulva chromosome 5, complete sequence.
ATCGGTGTGAGTGGTCCTAGCTACTTCATCAACTCCGGCTCAAGAAATCATTGTGGTCGTCCTGACCAGGAGCCTTTCTTCGAGCAAAGGGGTGTGATTATGGGTCTGGTTGGCGCGAGGTTCGAGAGGGACGATCGTATGGATTGTGTTTTCATCCTTCCGCCGGTGGAGGAGCCGAGGATGCATCCGGAGCTTACGGAGATTTTCGTGAACTTCTCTGAAGGGAAGAGGGATGAAGCGAAAGAGTTTGATGAGGTGATGTACTCAGCAAGGATTCGCATTACGGCGGAGGTTCTTCTGCTGGAGGCAAACGCTCGCGCGGCGGAGCAGGGGACAAAGGCGTATGTGTATGTCGTCGGTCTGGGCCTCGGAGTCTGGCAACATTCCTCTGCACAGAATGACCTCTACGTCCGGACCTGCGCGGCTGCCATCTCCGCTTTACCTCTCCCGAGCATCGCGACGATCGAGTTCGGATGGGTCTCCTGCTCCCCAGCCAGCCAGTCCGCAGCGATCAAAGCAGGAAATCCAAAGGGTATCGAATTACTTTTTAGCAGAAGAGATCCAGCGTCGAAGCGGGCGGGAAGGTATCAAGATCATTTGCTTGTGTTGAGTTATGCGTGGGATGGCAATGCGTTTCCGGGGAATGAGTATTGGCAGGGGAGTTTGGCGGGGAGTGGTGATCCGGCGGCGGCGTGTATGAGTACGATTGGCGAGTTGCATAATCCGATGGTTAATGAGGGGTTGTTGGGGAGGGCTTGTGTGGTTGGGGAGGGACAGAGGGAGGATGGCGAGGGAAAGTGAGTGAGTAACGGGACTATTGGTGTCGGTATTGGACCACGAACAGGGAGAGACGACATTGAGACTTTCGCCTGCGGGCAGGCTGTCCGTGAACAGGTGAAGCCAGATGTTTTCATTCGCTTCCGATCAAGTACGGCAAGACAGCAAGCGCCAATTTCGATGTATAACAGCATTTTGCATGGTCACGTAGGCATAATCTTCGTTCAGATCAGCTTGATGTGACGGAATTCCGCTCTGTCAAAGCTTCGAAGCGAAGATCCTGCCTCCCATACCAGATGCAGCCTCTCGTGGAAGGGTGTGCCCGAGATCCTCTTGATCATCATCCAACGGGATATATCCACAGGCGGCGGAAGTGTGTCGATCAATAAAAATTCATGCAGCTCCTCAGTACTCGGGCAAGGCAGGTTCTGTGGCAAGACCACCGAGAGCGTCCTGTGAAGCGTGTTTCGAACGAACCGGACCGTGTCCGAACGTTTTGCATAGTCTTCAGGTACAGGTCTGGCTACCAACAGTGGTGCCCAGATATGTAAAATAGTCCCTTCTGCTTTGGATATCTCGCAAGGTTTGGGCTCATATGGCCACATCCAGTCTGTGTGTAGAAGCTGGGATAAAACCAGTTTGATACTATTTTCGTTCAGCAGTACGGGCGTCAGGTGAACCACTGGTCCACACGACATACTGCCTGACCATCCAACCCAGCTCCAGCTAGGCAGAGCACGGGACTTGTCACTGCTGGGAGGTATCCTCTGCGCCAAGGTGTCTGATGCGGAGCCATGATTCCAGAGTAGACCAGCGATCCCCCCTCCTTGGGCCCATTGGAGTGGGAAAAGGCCGCACAGCGCATCGAAGAGTGGCTCCGACCAGGTGTCAGGTGCCAGGTGGTTCACAATGCCCATGAACGCGCTCAGACGGTCGCTCGGATACGTAAGCTTTCTCCGGCTATATGTAGCCATAGCAAAGTCGTACCAGTCCCCGGGGGTTCTGAGGCGTCTATCCACTAGGCCTTCACCGGGGAGACATTTCTTGCCAGTGATCATTTTTCGTACTTTACCACTCGGCGCCGTAATGTTCGAAACGATAGTGTACGCTTCTCGTTCCTAGTAGAAAGGAGTGTTGAAATAGACCTCTCCAGCGGTGAAGATAATCATCTATAGGGACAGTATGTATTTCTGATATGTCTATGCTCTCTCGGCCTATGTGGATTCTTTGAGAGCCGCGACCATTGACATTCTGGTCGGACAAAGCTGCGTGAGCTGATTGTCTTGGACGAAGGCTATAGTCTCATCGGGAATGCCGGTGGTTCGAAGCCTGTGCAGCCCAGCGTCGGCATGATCGCTGTCAGCAGTGATGACGACTGCAAACGCGTGGCGATAAACGACTTCCATCTTCGAGACGAGGAATGCTTTGTGGGCACTGTCAGCTTGATCAATGCACAGAGCATCAATCCAGAAGTATCGTTCGCCCATCGACTTAACCAGGCTCGCTGCGTCGCAGATCGTGCGGCGCCCGATGAAAATCAACGTGGCGGATCCCGTGTGGGATGTTGCTACACAACTCGGTGTAGTCGGACACATTTTTTGGATTTGGACCCCAAACATAAGATAGCGTAAGGTATCTTGCAGGTGACAGAAGTCTGACGACTGTGTTCGAGACTAAGTCCAGTACGTGGAATTTTCCGGAGGTCAGCAGATCATGTAGTGAAGCATCGTCCCCAAAATCCCATTTCAGTGGAGGCAGGGTCTCAGGATTCGGATCTAACCACGAGGTTAGGATAGCTGGGTCGAATCTTTGCGGGAGCGGTCGACGGGACATCAGGGACTTACTTCGCGCTGACTCACTCGTTTCTTGTGTGCCGCAGAGCTCGAAACCACCGGGGTAGGTCAAAGCCGTCGACTTAGATGCACGAACCAGGATGCGAAGCCTAAACATGGTGCCAACGCCAGGCAGCCGAAGGTGCTCGTTAGCAGGTAATCTTTCCTGGTAAATTTGCCAGTCCTGTCTGTCACCTTGGGGCTGTGGAGGTTCGCTTTGATATAGAGAGCTTTGATGTGTCGACAGAGTGGGCAGTCGCTGCAGGTGAAGACATGCGTCAGGCTTCCCATATTGGAGCGCTTGGGCCCCTGATCTGTGAAGACTTTGCTGAAGTCGACCACCTGGCACACCTCGCACAAAGGCTCCACTTGTCTATCATGTCTCTTGGGCGGACCGCCAGCCGAAGTGTCGACTGCGTCCAGACTGTGTCGTCGCTTTGCAGAGCCAGAACGAGGTAGTAGTTGCGTTTCCATGCCTATGCTGTGTGTTCAACCATGAATTACAGACATCATCACAGGAAAGCATCAAAGGAAAGCATCACATCTGAAGTATGTGGCCAGACGTGCTACGAGAAAGCAGTGCCTCGACTCAGCCTCTCCAGCTGAGCTTCTCGCACGCCACCTCATGCAGCACGAGGCCGCCTGCATCGTTTCGCTTAGAGGTTAGCATTCTGACTCTGACCTGTTCCGTACCCCCTATTTCGAAGATTTCAAGCCAGGCCATAGTACAGCAGGTACCGGAAAAGTGGGCATAGACGGCCGTTTTCAAGGACATCCAAAGGGGCTGTCAGTACGGAAGTTGTTCGGTCGCGGCGAGCTGGTCGTCTCAGACAGACAGTGTTACACTCGGCTTTAAGGACTGATGGCAGTCGCATTCGCCGCAAAAGCCACGCAAAAGTATAATCGTATGTAGGGGTGAGGAAGGAGTTGATCCGGCGTCCAAGGAGGAAGTGAAGACCCAATCCTCCGTCCATCTGAGCCCGCCAAGCTTGTGGCCCGCATCCGGAGGCAAGCATCACAAGCAAATTTCACGCTTCAGAAAATCACAACATCACCACGATATGGCTTCCACAGGCTATATAGTGGTGCAGAATCGGACGTGCAATCCTCGACTGCATCATCATGATGGAAAACAGCCATGATTCATTCCGCGACCTAAGCTTCTCCACTACCGATGTACGCCGCACCCGGGAATTGGTTGAACACATCGTTATTGAACGCCTTCAACTGCGGACAGCCAAGCGCCTCTGCACTTGGACCTAGCTGCTGTATAACCCATCCAAGAGCGCTACCAATGGCACCGAGGACAGGGGCTGCTGCGTCGGGAAGATCGGACAGAGATGCTTGCAAGAAGAAGCAAGCGGCGTTATTGCCCTGGGTCAGGGTCTCGAGGTTGAAAATACCCCCGGTGAAATTCGCAGTGTCGACGCCGGTGAAAGAATTCACGGTGCCAGTATTGCCACCGAGACGGTAGATACCTGGATACGCGCTGTTCAGAGTGAAGACGCCAAGGATAGCCTCGGTGGCAGTGAACGCTTGGAGGGATGCTCGCTTGTACCAGTTCTGAGGAATGCGTTCGTTGCCTGGGGTCCATACAAACTCTCCTGGAGCGTCTCCACTGACAGAGAAGAACGATTTCAGGACGTCTCGCATGAGGGTACCGCCCGGGACCTCTGCAGAGTGGTTCGACATCATATCCACGGGCAGGCGGGTTGCTGCGGGAGCAAGGAGACCTCCGAGAGGGGATGAGAAATAGCATGGATTGTTCAAGATGGACCAGCGAGTATTGTAATAAGACTGGGCAGCAGCCTCATCTAGACCGTGGGTCTCACCGAGATTCCACAAATGCTCCCATCGTCGCATTTCGAACACGCCGACTCTGCCGTCGTTCAAGTATGCATCACCCTGGCCACGAACATGAGCACGATTGCCAGCTTTGTGCAGACTTGATGACTCACCCGCGTGCTGGAGGCATCTCCCTCAAGCTTTGATGTGCAGACCTGTGAGACCTCTGGCTGGAGACAAAGACAATGCCGGGGTGAAGCTACTTCCGATCGACCACCTTTGGGTGATTGGGTCACCGCTAAGTCCGACAGCGATAACTCCCCGGAAGAATCCGAGTGACTCTGGGAAGCTGTATGCTTCCATCAGACCAGTGGTTGCTACAGACTTGTTAGATCTGGGAAGACAGTAATCTTGTAATGATTTTTGCCTTGGATACACCATACCCTCAGCGATGGTGGTCACTCCGCTGCGGTCGGTCGAGGAAGCCGTGATTTGCCGCGGCGTTTAGACCAGGGCATTCACCACGGAGCTGACCAGGCAGTGGGGCCCGCCATTCATGACCGCTGCCTTCGGTGACGTCGACGTATTGATCCTGCGCATTGAAAGGCAGTGGGGGAGTCCCAGTGTTTGGGAGGTTGAGTTTCCTGACAGGCTCGCGCGGAGGTGGTTCCTCGCGCTTCAGCAGATGCGCAGGTTGTGCCATCTCAGCTTGATTGGCCAGCTCGAGGACAAAATGGAATGCTGCTGCATAGCCGGCCACGGAAAGGGCGATGCCGGTGGAAGCCTTCATGGTGTCTGCAGACTGATAGATGTGCGGTGGTCCATCAAGATTAGGAGGGATGCTTGACAACGACTTCGAATATGCGGTGATCGACCCCATTGAGAGCATGACGCTGCCACCTGTTCCGCTATGACAGCGCGCTAAGTGGCGATCTAGTGCCGCAAGTACCGAAGCACTTCAGATCATCACGAACCGTTGCCCGATCCGGCAATCTTGCTCTGTCCTTTTCCGCGACACTGCATTATTGACCCTGATTGTTCACCTTTCTCGCAGGTCAGCAAGTTCATGCATCACTTTGCCGCCCAGCTCACACCTCTGGAGATGGTCGTCGCAGTCGAAGGCTCTCTGGCCGGAACTG
It encodes:
- a CDS encoding Dothistromin biosynthesis peroxidase dotB → MRRWEHLWNLGETHGLDEAAAQSYYNTRWSILNNPCYFSSPLGGLLAPAATRLPVDMMSNHSAEVPGGTLMRDVLKSFFSVSGDAPGEFVWTPGNERIPQNWYKRASLQAFTATEAILGVFTLNSAYPGIYRLGGNTGTVNSFTGVDTANFTGGIFNLETLTQGNNAACFFLQASLSDLPDAAAPVLGAIGSALGWVIQQLGPSAEALGCPQLKAFNNDVFNQFPGAAYIGSGEA